One part of the Conexibacter woesei Iso977N genome encodes these proteins:
- the selA gene encoding L-seryl-tRNA(Sec) selenium transferase: protein MTTQNELLRALPAVDRLAAEAGGPEAIAAARAVVEERRAEILAGATDDPNLLDRVRARLAPSPRRVVNATGVIIHTNLGRAPLAEQAAEAVARAARGYLDLELDLASGRRGGRDAHAARLIAELTGAQDALVVNNGAAATLLAAAALAGPGKAIVVSRGQLVEIGGGFRVPEVVAQAGARLVEVGTTNRTNITDYERALADGADVILRVHQSNFRTVGFTADVGIEQLTALGAPVIDDLGSGVLAEDPIFADEPSVRASIAAGAALVAFSGDKLLGGPQAGILAGTKAAVAQARAHPLARALRVGRLPMAALTATLRLYRDPAHARQAIPVLAMLDVPEHVLQQRAQRIAQATGGEIVTATSKVGGGALPLLELRGPAVAVGPLGAGVDALAARLRAQDPPLLVRVHEGRVLVDPRTLYDDAELGAALAALRAALAAA from the coding sequence ATGACCACGCAGAACGAGCTCCTGCGCGCGCTGCCCGCCGTCGACCGCCTCGCCGCCGAGGCCGGTGGGCCGGAGGCGATCGCTGCCGCGCGCGCCGTCGTGGAGGAGCGCCGCGCTGAGATCCTCGCGGGCGCGACCGACGACCCCAACCTGCTCGACCGCGTCCGCGCGCGCCTGGCGCCGTCGCCGCGCCGCGTCGTCAACGCGACCGGCGTGATCATCCACACCAACTTGGGTCGCGCCCCGCTGGCCGAGCAGGCCGCCGAAGCGGTCGCGCGCGCCGCGCGCGGCTACCTCGACCTTGAGCTGGACCTCGCCTCCGGCCGCCGCGGCGGCCGCGACGCCCACGCCGCGCGGCTGATCGCCGAGCTGACCGGCGCGCAGGACGCGCTCGTCGTCAACAACGGCGCGGCCGCGACGCTGCTGGCCGCCGCCGCGCTCGCCGGGCCGGGGAAGGCGATCGTCGTCTCCCGCGGCCAGCTGGTCGAGATCGGCGGTGGCTTCCGCGTCCCGGAGGTCGTGGCCCAGGCCGGCGCGCGCCTGGTCGAGGTCGGCACGACCAACCGCACCAACATCACGGACTACGAGCGCGCGCTCGCCGACGGCGCCGACGTGATCCTGCGCGTGCACCAGTCGAACTTCCGCACGGTCGGCTTCACCGCCGACGTCGGCATCGAGCAACTCACCGCACTGGGCGCGCCCGTGATCGACGACCTCGGCTCCGGCGTCCTGGCCGAGGACCCGATCTTCGCCGACGAGCCGTCGGTCCGCGCCTCGATCGCCGCCGGGGCGGCGCTCGTCGCGTTCAGCGGCGACAAGCTGCTCGGCGGCCCGCAGGCCGGGATCCTCGCCGGGACCAAGGCTGCCGTCGCGCAGGCCCGCGCCCACCCGCTCGCCCGCGCGCTGCGCGTCGGCCGCCTCCCGATGGCTGCGCTGACCGCCACGCTGCGCCTCTACCGCGACCCGGCGCACGCCCGCCAGGCGATCCCGGTCCTGGCCATGCTCGACGTCCCGGAGCATGTCCTCCAACAACGCGCGCAGCGCATCGCACAGGCCACCGGCGGTGAGATCGTCACCGCGACCTCCAAGGTCGGCGGCGGCGCGCTCCCGCTCCTGGAGCTGCGCGGCCCCGCGGTCGCGGTCGGCCCGCTCGGCGCGGGTGTCGACGCGCTCGCCGCGCGCCTCCGCGCCCAGGACCCGCCGCTGCTCGTCCGCGTCCACGAGGGCCGCGTCCTCGTCGACCCCCGGACGCTCTACGACGACGCCGAGCTCGGCGCGGCACTGGCCGCGCTGCGCGCAGCGCTCGCCGCGGCCTAG
- a CDS encoding formate/nitrite transporter family protein, whose product MSFKSPAEIARAGVQTGTTKAALSWDHALVAGFLAGAYIAFAGLLAIVTSAGMDPKIWGGVQTLVTGGVFALGLILVVVAGSELLTGNMALVPLALLDRRVTLGRLSFNFFWVLIGNLAGSLFVAYFLAKETGVVTAPMPLARLAGIATAKGVTETDWQIFLRAVGCNWLVCLAVWMALGAEDIGGKVLAIFFPIMAFVAMGFDHVVANMFFLPAAIFAHVPGLDWGDVLKNWAFAFLGNLVGAAIFVATTYWYLYVKDAPAEAAG is encoded by the coding sequence ATGTCCTTCAAGTCGCCCGCCGAGATCGCCCGCGCAGGGGTCCAGACCGGAACGACGAAGGCCGCGCTGAGCTGGGACCACGCGCTCGTCGCCGGGTTCCTGGCCGGGGCCTACATCGCGTTCGCCGGGCTGCTGGCGATCGTGACGTCGGCGGGCATGGACCCCAAGATCTGGGGCGGCGTCCAGACGCTGGTCACCGGCGGCGTGTTCGCGCTGGGCCTGATCCTGGTGGTGGTCGCGGGCTCCGAGCTGCTGACCGGGAACATGGCGCTGGTCCCGCTGGCGCTGCTGGACAGGAGGGTCACGCTCGGCCGGTTGTCCTTCAACTTCTTCTGGGTCCTGATCGGGAACCTGGCCGGCTCGTTGTTCGTGGCCTACTTCCTGGCCAAGGAGACGGGCGTCGTCACTGCGCCGATGCCGCTCGCGCGACTGGCCGGGATCGCGACCGCGAAGGGCGTGACGGAGACCGACTGGCAGATCTTCCTGCGCGCGGTCGGCTGCAACTGGCTGGTCTGCCTGGCCGTGTGGATGGCCCTCGGCGCCGAGGACATCGGCGGCAAGGTGCTGGCGATCTTCTTCCCGATCATGGCGTTCGTCGCGATGGGCTTCGACCACGTCGTGGCCAACATGTTCTTCCTGCCGGCCGCGATCTTCGCCCACGTGCCGGGCCTCGACTGGGGCGACGTCCTCAAGAACTGGGCCTTCGCGTTCCTGGGCAACCTGGTCGGCGCGGCGATCTTCGTGGCGACGACGTACTGGTACCTGTACGTGAAGGACGCGCCGGCCGAAGCGGCCGGCTAG
- the nrfD gene encoding NrfD/PsrC family molybdoenzyme membrane anchor subunit codes for MTPAVGVPGEPGVWRRAVAGAGVALHRRGWQDARWSSIYRRDTRYAQAEPPEPGLVEDANRRGRGGPPPELVQGPMMNAPVWSHEIPIYFWVGGMAAGASFVALACDLAGDERSARVARKVALFALAPAPPLLIKDLGRPERFFHMLRIFKTRSPMSMGTWCLSLFGTLGAGAVGADLLGRRRTARALGGANAVVGGYLGSYTGVLLAATAVPVWNRSKWLLGPIFVSTATLTGAGAVRLTLAALGQDEDHPSQRALLVIESGAMASELLLSEINHHHLGRLASVLEEGEGGRWFSRAKWLARGGLALRLSRRRGFGRWADHLASAAFMSAALCFRFAWVESGIASARDDEAVALNHRGLATREEPDHDMDVTTTM; via the coding sequence ATGACGCCGGCCGTCGGCGTCCCGGGCGAGCCCGGCGTGTGGCGGCGCGCGGTCGCGGGCGCGGGCGTCGCGCTGCACAGGCGCGGCTGGCAGGACGCGCGCTGGTCGTCGATCTACCGGCGCGACACGCGCTACGCGCAGGCCGAGCCTCCGGAACCCGGATTGGTCGAGGACGCCAACCGGCGCGGCCGCGGCGGCCCGCCGCCGGAGCTCGTCCAGGGGCCGATGATGAACGCGCCGGTCTGGAGCCACGAGATCCCGATCTACTTCTGGGTCGGCGGGATGGCGGCGGGCGCGTCGTTCGTGGCCCTGGCCTGCGACCTCGCGGGCGACGAGCGGTCGGCGCGGGTCGCGCGCAAGGTCGCGCTGTTCGCGCTCGCCCCGGCGCCGCCGCTGCTGATCAAGGACCTCGGGCGGCCCGAGCGCTTCTTCCACATGTTGCGGATCTTCAAGACGCGGTCGCCGATGTCGATGGGCACGTGGTGCCTGTCGCTCTTCGGGACGCTCGGCGCGGGCGCGGTCGGCGCGGACCTGCTCGGGCGACGGCGGACGGCGCGCGCGCTCGGCGGCGCCAACGCGGTCGTCGGCGGCTACTTGGGGTCCTACACGGGCGTGCTGCTCGCCGCGACGGCGGTCCCGGTGTGGAACCGGTCGAAGTGGCTGCTCGGGCCGATCTTCGTCTCGACCGCGACGCTGACGGGCGCGGGCGCGGTGCGGCTGACGCTCGCGGCGCTCGGCCAGGACGAGGACCACCCGTCGCAGCGCGCGCTGCTGGTCATCGAGAGCGGTGCGATGGCGAGCGAGTTGCTGTTGTCGGAGATCAACCACCATCACCTGGGCCGGTTGGCCTCCGTGTTGGAGGAGGGCGAGGGCGGCAGGTGGTTCTCGCGCGCGAAGTGGCTGGCGCGCGGCGGGCTGGCGCTGCGGCTGTCGCGCCGGCGCGGGTTCGGGCGCTGGGCCGACCACCTCGCAAGCGCCGCGTTCATGTCCGCCGCCCTCTGCTTCCGCTTCGCGTGGGTGGAATCGGGTATCGCCTCCGCACGCGACGACGAAGCCGTCGCCCTCAACCACCGCGGGCTCGCGACGCGCGAGGAGCCCGATCACGACATGGACGTCACCACCACGATGTAG
- a CDS encoding 4Fe-4S dicluster domain-containing protein, producing MRGGRVQIPHSPRGEVSVRRESAERMGFFTDTTVCIGCKACEVACKQWNDLPADGSQFKRGGSYDHTGRLGAATWRHVRFIELDEPTPLTVSEANDLDLVAVAEQRAEETGVEPEVDIAAAVADMSRWIFMSDVCKHCTHAGCMDACPTGALVRTEFETIIVQQDICNGCGYCVPACPFGVIDRDRNDGRAAKCTLCYDRLEDGLEPACAKACPTDSIQFGTTEELLDVARRRVATLHARGRTDAYLYGGGDAEGEQLAGGLGSIFLLTQPPERYGLPAQADSPIQENVVSATVAAVGAGLAAAAGVAVAFGAARRSSRVGSKAGGGVLTGAALAAGGLELARDAWDKRRRGRRA from the coding sequence ATGAGGGGCGGGCGGGTCCAAATCCCCCATTCCCCGCGCGGCGAGGTGTCGGTCCGGCGCGAGTCGGCCGAGCGCATGGGCTTCTTCACCGACACGACGGTCTGCATCGGCTGCAAGGCGTGCGAGGTCGCCTGCAAGCAGTGGAACGACCTCCCGGCCGACGGCTCGCAGTTCAAGCGCGGCGGCTCGTACGACCACACGGGCCGGCTCGGCGCCGCGACGTGGCGCCACGTGCGCTTCATCGAGCTGGACGAGCCGACGCCGCTGACGGTGAGCGAAGCCAATGACCTTGACTTGGTCGCCGTCGCGGAGCAACGCGCGGAGGAGACCGGTGTGGAGCCGGAGGTCGACATCGCCGCCGCGGTCGCCGACATGTCGCGCTGGATCTTCATGTCCGACGTGTGCAAGCACTGCACGCACGCCGGCTGCATGGACGCGTGCCCGACCGGCGCGCTGGTCCGGACCGAGTTCGAGACGATCATCGTCCAGCAGGACATCTGCAACGGCTGCGGCTACTGCGTGCCGGCGTGCCCGTTCGGCGTGATCGACCGCGACAGGAACGACGGCCGCGCCGCCAAATGCACGCTCTGCTACGACCGCCTCGAGGACGGGCTGGAGCCCGCGTGCGCGAAGGCGTGCCCGACCGACTCGATCCAGTTCGGCACGACCGAGGAGCTGCTCGACGTCGCGCGGCGGCGGGTCGCGACCCTGCACGCGCGCGGCCGGACCGACGCCTACCTCTACGGCGGCGGCGACGCGGAGGGCGAGCAGCTGGCGGGCGGCCTGGGCTCGATCTTCCTGCTGACCCAGCCGCCCGAGCGCTACGGCCTGCCGGCGCAGGCGGACTCGCCGATCCAGGAGAACGTCGTCAGCGCGACGGTCGCGGCGGTCGGCGCGGGGCTGGCCGCGGCGGCGGGCGTGGCGGTCGCCTTCGGCGCGGCGCGGCGGTCGTCGCGGGTCGGCTCCAAGGCGGGCGGCGGCGTGCTGACCGGCGCGGCGCTGGCCGCGGGCGGGCTGGAGCTGGCGCGGGACGCGTGGGACAAGCGGCGCCGGGGGCGGCGCGCGTGA
- the fdh gene encoding formate dehydrogenase produces the protein MGPHSVSKATKGAGSRIAGLDVTSSVCPYCAVGCAQAVYTRGGELVDIEGHPGSPVNQGTMCPKGTASRQLVQQPGRLTTVRYRRPGGTEWEDLPLERAMDMIAERVIAAREAGWQTVDPDTGKRVDRTLGFAHLGGATLDNEENYLIRKSFTALGAVQIENQARIUHSSTVPGLGTSFGRGGATTFLQDLANSDCILIQGSNMAEAHPVGFRWVMRAKERGARVIHVDPRLGRTGASADTHVPIRAGTDIAFLGGLISHIIETESYFEDYVKAYTNASTIINDRFEDTEDLGGLFSGFDPETGMYDRNTWNYEGGEISSAAGQREHSTQAFVHSTGAGMLDGAPTRDETLQDPRCVFQIIRRHYARYTPEMVAEICGIPREQFLEVANALIENSGRERTSALCYAVGWTQHANGVQIIRAGAILQLLLGNIGRPGGGIMALRGHATIQGSSDIPTLYDLLPGYLHQPRAHEDETTLKSYIDTGGARRGWWSHFDQYIISLLKAWFGDAATAENDYGFGHFPKITGNHAHYPTMMRAVDGGLDGMLVMGQNPAVGSQNGGLMRRALRNMRWLVVRDLNEIETATFWRDAPEVQAGEVRTEDIQTEVFLMPAATHVEKEGSFTQTQRMVQWRDKALDPPGDARSELWFMHHLTKRIMKHYEGSADPKDWPVVHLSWPYAEHGPHAEPVVEQVLREINGYDVATGRPVSGFADLKNDGSTACGCWIYAGIFADGVNQARRRDAGDITAPGGEVSPEWGWVWPANRRMLYNRASADPSGRPWSERKKYVWWDEEAGKWTGYDVPDFPVDKRPDYVPPENGGEGMDAIAGTDPFIMMADGRGWLYAPSGLLDGPLPTYYEPVESPVPNLLYPALGSNPIAIHWERPDNPINKTADPRWPVVMTTFRLTEHHTAGGMSRTLPWLSELQPEMFVELDPELAAARGIEDGGWLVLSTARGEIEARAKVTGRMKPLRIAGRTIHQVAVPWHWGYNGVSTGDSANDVLHLSGDPNVNIETTKALTCDVRAGRRATPATSRVTLAPVGHAAVNRDHVAETPKLSPSSLEENDA, from the coding sequence ATGGGGCCGCACAGCGTCTCGAAGGCCACCAAGGGCGCGGGTTCTCGCATCGCGGGCCTCGACGTCACGTCGTCGGTCTGCCCGTACTGCGCGGTCGGGTGCGCGCAGGCGGTGTACACGCGCGGTGGTGAGCTGGTCGACATCGAGGGCCATCCCGGCTCGCCGGTCAACCAGGGCACGATGTGCCCGAAGGGGACGGCGTCGCGCCAGCTTGTCCAGCAGCCGGGCCGGCTGACGACCGTCAGGTACCGCAGGCCCGGCGGCACCGAGTGGGAGGACCTGCCGCTCGAACGCGCGATGGACATGATCGCCGAGCGCGTCATCGCGGCGCGCGAGGCGGGCTGGCAGACCGTCGACCCGGACACCGGCAAGCGCGTCGACCGCACGCTCGGGTTCGCGCACCTCGGCGGCGCCACGCTCGACAACGAGGAGAACTACCTCATCCGCAAGTCCTTCACCGCGCTCGGCGCGGTGCAGATCGAGAACCAGGCGCGGATATGACACTCCTCCACGGTCCCCGGTCTGGGGACCTCGTTCGGTCGCGGCGGCGCGACGACCTTCCTGCAGGACCTCGCCAACAGCGACTGCATCCTGATCCAGGGCTCCAACATGGCCGAGGCCCATCCCGTGGGCTTCCGCTGGGTCATGCGCGCGAAGGAGCGCGGCGCGCGCGTCATCCACGTCGACCCGCGGCTCGGCCGCACCGGCGCGTCGGCGGACACGCACGTCCCGATCCGCGCCGGGACCGACATCGCGTTCCTCGGCGGGCTGATCTCCCACATCATCGAGACGGAGTCCTACTTCGAGGACTACGTCAAGGCCTACACCAACGCCTCGACGATCATCAACGACAGGTTCGAGGACACCGAGGATCTCGGCGGCCTCTTCTCCGGCTTCGACCCCGAGACCGGGATGTACGACCGCAACACCTGGAACTACGAGGGCGGCGAGATCTCCTCGGCCGCGGGCCAGCGCGAGCACTCCACCCAGGCCTTCGTGCACTCGACCGGCGCCGGCATGCTCGACGGCGCGCCCACGCGCGACGAGACGCTCCAGGACCCGCGCTGCGTCTTCCAGATCATCAGGCGCCACTACGCCCGCTACACGCCCGAGATGGTCGCCGAGATCTGCGGCATCCCGCGCGAGCAGTTCCTCGAGGTCGCCAACGCGCTGATCGAGAACTCCGGCCGCGAGCGCACCTCCGCCCTCTGCTACGCGGTCGGCTGGACCCAGCACGCCAACGGCGTCCAGATCATCCGCGCCGGCGCGATCCTGCAGCTGCTGCTGGGCAACATCGGCCGCCCCGGCGGCGGGATCATGGCGCTGCGCGGCCACGCGACGATCCAGGGCTCCAGCGACATCCCCACGTTGTACGACCTGCTCCCCGGCTACCTGCACCAGCCGCGCGCGCACGAGGACGAGACGACGCTCAAGTCCTACATCGACACCGGCGGCGCGCGCCGCGGGTGGTGGTCGCACTTCGACCAGTACATCATCTCGTTGTTGAAGGCCTGGTTCGGCGACGCCGCGACGGCCGAGAACGACTACGGCTTCGGGCACTTCCCGAAGATCACCGGCAACCACGCGCACTACCCGACGATGATGCGCGCGGTCGACGGCGGCCTCGACGGGATGCTCGTGATGGGCCAGAACCCGGCGGTCGGCTCGCAGAACGGCGGGCTCATGCGCCGCGCGCTGCGCAACATGAGGTGGTTGGTCGTCCGCGACCTCAACGAGATCGAGACCGCGACGTTCTGGCGCGACGCGCCGGAGGTCCAGGCCGGCGAGGTGCGGACCGAGGACATCCAGACCGAGGTCTTCCTGATGCCCGCGGCCACGCACGTCGAGAAGGAGGGGTCCTTCACCCAGACCCAGCGGATGGTGCAGTGGCGCGACAAGGCGCTCGACCCGCCGGGCGACGCGCGCAGCGAGCTGTGGTTCATGCACCACCTGACCAAGCGCATCATGAAGCACTACGAGGGCTCGGCGGACCCGAAGGACTGGCCGGTCGTCCACCTGAGCTGGCCCTACGCCGAGCACGGCCCCCACGCCGAGCCGGTCGTCGAGCAGGTGCTGAGGGAGATCAACGGCTACGACGTCGCGACCGGCAGGCCGGTCTCCGGGTTCGCGGACCTCAAGAACGACGGATCGACCGCATGTGGTTGCTGGATCTACGCGGGGATCTTCGCCGACGGCGTCAACCAGGCCAGGCGCCGCGACGCGGGCGACATCACGGCGCCCGGCGGCGAGGTCTCGCCCGAGTGGGGCTGGGTCTGGCCCGCGAACCGGCGCATGTTGTACAACCGCGCCTCCGCCGACCCGTCCGGCAGGCCGTGGTCGGAGCGCAAGAAGTACGTGTGGTGGGACGAGGAGGCCGGCAAGTGGACGGGCTACGACGTCCCGGACTTCCCGGTCGACAAGCGCCCCGACTACGTCCCGCCCGAGAACGGCGGCGAGGGCATGGACGCGATCGCCGGGACCGACCCCTTCATCATGATGGCCGACGGCCGCGGCTGGCTCTACGCGCCGTCGGGCCTGCTCGACGGGCCGCTGCCGACCTACTACGAGCCGGTCGAGTCGCCGGTCCCGAACCTGTTGTACCCCGCCTTGGGCTCCAACCCCATCGCCATCCACTGGGAGCGGCCCGACAACCCCATCAACAAGACCGCCGACCCGCGCTGGCCGGTCGTGATGACGACGTTCCGGCTGACCGAGCACCACACCGCGGGCGGCATGTCGCGGACGCTGCCGTGGCTGTCGGAGCTGCAGCCCGAGATGTTCGTGGAGCTCGACCCCGAGCTGGCGGCCGCGCGCGGGATCGAGGACGGCGGCTGGCTCGTCCTCTCCACCGCCCGCGGGGAGATCGAGGCGCGCGCGAAGGTCACCGGCCGGATGAAGCCGCTGCGGATCGCGGGCAGGACCATCCACCAGGTCGCGGTGCCGTGGCACTGGGGCTACAACGGCGTCAGCACCGGCGACTCCGCCAACGACGTCCTGCACCTGAGCGGGGACCCCAACGTGAACATCGAGACGACCAAGGCGCTGACCTGCGACGTGCGCGCCGGACGGCGCGCGACGCCCGCGACCTCGCGGGTCACCCTCGCGCCGGTCGGGCACGCGGCGGTCAACCGCGACCACGTCGCCGAGACGCCGAAGCTCTCACCGTCGAGCCTCGAGGAGAACGACGCATGA